The genomic stretch CACGGCGCGAAGATCGTGGCGATTCAGGACGTGACCGGAACCATTGCCAGCGAGCGCGGCATCGACCCGGCGCAGGCCCTGGCGCACCTGCGCACCACCGGCAAAATCACCGGCCTGGAAGGCACCGAGGAAATCCAGCGCGACGAATTCTGGAGCGTGGACTGCGACGTGATGGTTCCCGCCGCCCTGGAGAAGCAGATCACGCTGGCCAACGCCGACCAGATCAAGGCGAAACTGGTGGTGGAAGGCGCCAACGGCCCCACCATTCCCGCCGCCGACGACCTGCTGGCGCAGAAGGGCGTCACGGTGGTGCCGGACGTGCTGGCCAACGCCGGGGGCGTCACCGTCAGTTACTTCGAGTGGGTGCAGGACTTCTCCTCCTTCTTCTGGACCGAAGAGGAAATCAACAACCGCCTCGACCGCATCATGCGTGAAGCGTTCCTGAGCCTGTGGGACGTGAAGGAACGGCACAACGTGACGCTGCGCACCGCCGTGTACATCGTCTCGTGCACCCGCGTGCTGGAAGCCCGCGCCCTGCGTGGTCTGTACCCTTAAGCAACCAGATAACAAGAGGGCTGCCCGTGTGGTGGCCCTTTTTTATGGATCAGAAGAGGAAAATCAGAGGTGGCCCTCTCAGAGGCCCCGTGGAGCGATCATTAACCGTAGACCGGCTCCATTCCGAGCCGCGACCTCCTGGTTTTCAGGCTTTCTTTTGCCAGAATGCGGGTGATGTCTCGCGCCCTGTCCAGCCTGCTCGCCTACTTCACGCCGCTGGCCTCGGAGGTTCACCGTGACGCCGGGGGGGTGACGCTGCTGACGCCGGAGACGAACATTCTGGCGCTGAATGCGACTTACTGTGAGGCCAGCTGTCCGGCCCAGCCGCGTTCGCCCCTGCTGGTGGGGACGCAGGTGTTGCCGGGTCGGGATGTGGGTGGGCTGCGCGTGGGCGTCTACGAACCCCGGCCAGAGGACTCGAAGATCGTGGTCGAGCAGGTGTCGCGCCTGCAATTCGCCACCTGGGCGGGCGTGTTGGCGGAGGCGTACGATACACCGGCGTGGGCCGGGCCCATCGCCAGGCACCTGGGTCAGAAACTCGAAGGGGACATTCAGAGCGTGCTGCTATTGGCTTACGGCGCTTCAGAGACGCTGGGGGCGCTGCTCTGGCGCGAGGGGCAGGCGCACTTATGGGGCACCCTGGACGGCGCGGTGGACGTGCCGCTCTTGAACGCGGCGGCGGAACTCGCTTCCTCTCCCCTGCTGGTCAGTGTGCCAGATCAGTCGCGTGTCGCCGTACAGGAGGCGGAGATAGTGACTTTCACGCTGACCGGGCCATGACGGTCTGTCCGCCCTGTACCCGATCTCCCACGCCCACTTGCGGCAGGACGCTGAGGGGGAAATAGACGACCACCAGGCCGCCTTCGGGCAGAAACAGGGCCTTGTGACCGGCGCGGACGGTGTCGCCCTGGTTCAGGTAAGCCGTACCTTGCAGGCCCCGGCGCGAGCCGATGGCGGCCACATGAATGTCTCCTGCAAGTGTCTGGAAGGTCAGCATCAGGCGTTCGTTGGCCCGGGTGCCGGGCGCCCCCAGCAGGTCGACGGGCTGCCGGGCGGCCATTTGCAGCAGGTGTCTGCCGCCCAGGGGAAGCCGGCTGCCGGGAACATGCCGCACTGCCCTGACTTCACCTTCGGCGGGCGCAGAGGTGTACAGCACGTCCAGCGGGCTGACGAGCAGCCCCACCAGCCAGCCTTCTTGCGGCACCTCATCCCTGAACAGTTCGCTGACAGGCCAGTCGAGCTCCTCGGTATGTCCGTGCGAGGCTTGCCCCTGCACGACTTGCCCCCACTCAATGCGCCGCACGAAGGACACCAGGCCGTCGGCCGGGCACAAGAGTTCGCCGGGCCGGGGGTCACTGAAGCGCACCGGGTCGCGGTAACGGTGGACTTTGCGCAGATAAGCGGTGCCCGCTCCGGCAAGGGCAAGCAGGGCCAGACGGCGGGGGACTCTCATGTCCCCCAGTCTAGCCCTGCCCGGCGCTCCGGTGACTGCGCCTCCGGTTACTTCACGTAAATCTGCACGGAGTTCAGCACGTCCGCCTCCGCGCCGGAAATGGGCTGCTCCCCGAACGCCCCGGTCTGCGAGGTCTTGGTGAGGCTGTTCAGGGCGGCCATGCCGTCCACGACCTGCCCGAACACGGTGTACTGCCCGTCCAGGAAGTCGGCGGCGGCCAGCGTCAGGTAAAACTGGCTGCCCTGCGAATCCAGGCTGGCGGCGCGGGCCATGCCCAGCACGCCGGGGCGGTCGAATTTCAGCCCATTCCTGTTCTCGGCCATGAAGCGGTAGCCGGGCCCGCCGGTGCCCCATTCGGCCTTGCGGGCAGGATCGGCGCTGCCAGGATCGCCGCCCTGCGCCATGAACCCATCGATCACGCGGTGAAAGCGCGTGCCGTCGTAGAAGTGATTGAGGGCCAGGAACACGAAGTTGTTCACGGCGACCGGCGCGGCCTTGGCGTTCAGGTCGATGGTGATCGTGCCTTTGCTGGTGTTCATGACCGCGCGGTAGGACCTGGCGGGGTCGATGATCTGCGCGGCCTTATCGAACTGACGCACAGGCGCGGTGCTGAGCGGCGCCATGAGCGTGTACCCAGCGGGCGCGGCGGGCGCCCTGGCGGGAACGGGGGCTGGAGCGGGGACGACAGGGGCAGGTTGAGCAGGCGTTTTCGTGGTCTGGGCGGCCGGGGCGCACGAGAACAGCAGCAGTGTCACAGGAAGCAAACTCAGGCTTTTTTTCATGTGCTCAAGTATCCCACGCTGACATGAGGCGTGGGATCGACGAGACGCAGCGGCAAGTGAGTGGCAGACCAACTGCATCCCGCTCACGCCCACTTGATCAGTCCGGTCTCCAGCGGGTGACTGAGGCCGTCAATCTCCGGAATCATGCGCACGCCCAGCGAGTACAGGCCACTGTCGGCCAGCGGCACTTCGCCGCTGTAGACGTTGCCCTGCTGGTGCCGGAGGGGCACGCGGGTCTGGTGCTCGCCGCGCATCAGGACGGCCTCGACGTTCAGTTCTTCGGGGTTGATGCCGGCGGGGTTGACGTTGGCGGTCACGGTCACGGTCTGGCCGGGGTGGGCGGTGGTGGGCATATTGGCCTGCGCGCTGATCTGCGTGTAGGGCCACTGCTGGCGCACCCAGGTTTTCCACTCGGCGATCTGCCGGGCTTCCCTGGAGTGATCCTGGCTGACGCGGGCGGCCCGCTGCGCGATGGGCAGGTAGTACTGCTGCACGTAATCGATCACCTGTCGCTGCATCGAAAAGCGCGGGCTGACGGTCTCGATGCTGTCGCGGACAGTGTGCGCCCAGCTGGCCTCACCGGCAGCGCCGCCGTAGTAGCGCGGAACGATCTGGGTTTCCAGGGTGGAGTACAGACTGTAGGCGTCGGCGTCGTCCTGCACGTTCAGGTCGGCGTACTCGCGTTCCTCGCCGATGCTCCAGCCGTTGTCGCCGTCGTAGCCTTCGCGCCACCAGCCGTCCAGCACGCTGAAGTTGGGGCTGCCGTTGAAAGACGCCTTCATGCCACTGGTGCCGGAGGCTTCAAGCGGGCGGCGGGGGTTGTTGAGCCAGATGTCCACGCCCTGCACCAGGTGGCGCGCGACGTTCATGTCGTAGTTTTCCAGAATGACGATCTTGCCGCGGAATTCGGGCTCCTGACTGACGCGGAAGATCTCCTGAATCAGGGCCTTGCCGGGGTTGTCGGCGGGGTGGGCCTTGCCGGCGAACACGAATTGCACCGGGCGCTCAGGGTTGTTGACAATTTTGCTGAGGCGGGCCTTGTCGCGGAACAGCAGCGTGGCGCGTTTATAGGTGGCGAAGCGCCGGGCGAAGCCGATGGTCAGGGCGTTCTCGTCGAGCAGGGTGTCGGTGTGGGCGACGTCGGCGGCGCTGGCTCCGTTGCGCAGCAGCTGTTCTTTCATGCGTCCGCGCACGAAAGCGATCATCTGGCGCTTCATTTCGCGCTGCACGTCGCTGAGCTGCGTCTCGGTCAGGTTCTCGACGGCCTTCCACATCTCCTCGTCTTCCAGGCGCTGTGTCCAGCCTTGCGGCAGCACGGTGGAAAGCAGGTCGCGCATGGGCTGGCTGGTAAACGTCAGGTTGTGCGCGCCGTTGGTCACGTGCCCGATGGGGACTTCCTCGGGGTTGGCGCCCTCGTAGAGGAAGTTCCACATCTTGCGGCTGACTTCGCCGTGCAGTTCGGACACGCCGTTGGCGGCGCGGCTCATGCGCAGGGCGAACACGGTCATGGAAAAGGCCGGCACCACCTGACCGTCCCAGTTCTGGTCGTGGCGGGCCAGGGCGTACAGGTCGTCGCGGGTGGTGTTCAGCACGCCGGGCCAGCGGCCGATGTAGCGGTCCATCAGCTCGAAGGTAAAAGCGTCGTTGCCGGCAGCCACCGGTGTGTGCGTGGTGAAGAGGGTACTGCTGGCCGCCGTTTCCAGCGCGGTCTTGAAGTCCAGGCCCTGCGCCACGTACTCGCGCATACGTTCCAGGCTCATCAGGGCGGCGTGGCCCTCGTTCATGTGGTACACGCTGGCGGGAACGTTCAGGGCGCGCAGGGCGCGAATGCCCGCGACGCCCAGCAGGACGTACTGCTGCACCCGCAGTTCCTGGTTGCCGCCGTACAGGCGGGCGGTGAGCTTGCGGTCGTCCTCGGTGTTCTCGGGGAGGTTGGTGTCGAGCAGCAGCACCTGAATGCGGCCCACCTGGAGTTTCCAGACGCGCACCTGCACGTCGTGATCCCCGATCCAGACCTTGAGGCGCACTTCCTCACCGGCGCTGTTGAGGGCCACGGTGATGGGCAGGGTGGTCAGGTCGAGTTCATCGTAGGCCTCGTTCTGCCAGCCGTCCTTGTCGAACAGTTGCCGGAAGTAGCCCTGGTGAAACAGCAGGCCCACCGCCGTGAAGGGCAGGCCCAGGTCGGAGGCACTTTTGCAATGGTCGCCCGCCAGCACGCCCAGGCCGCCGGAGTAGATGGGCAGCGATTCGTGGTAGGCGTACTCCATGCTGAAGTAAGCCACCGGCTGCATGCTAGAGGCATTTTTGCTGACCCAGGTGTCCTTCTGGCACATGTAGGCATCGAAGTCGGCCATGACCTGCCGGTAACGCGCCAGGTAGGTGGGGTCGACGGCAGCCGAGTTCAGGCGCTCCTGCGAGACTTCCAGCAGGGTACGCACCGGGTTATGCTGGAAGCGCTCCCAAATTTCGGAATCGAGTTCCTGGTAGAGGCTCTGCGCGTGGGGCGTCCACGACCAGTACAGGTTGTAAGCCAGTTCGGAAAGCCGCGCAATCTCCGGTGGAAGTTGCGGCAGCACGGTGACTTTACCAATGATGTTCATCGTCAGGTAGCTTAGCGCAGCCGGTGAAATGGGGGGATGAGCTCATTTGCACAGTCCTTTTAGGACCACTTATCCGCCAAAATTGGTCGCTTAACTCCGGTTATGGAAGAGGTGAGGGCCGCTTGGCCCTTCTCCCCCTTTCGCCGGATGCAACTCTTCATGTTTTTATTGCGTAATAAGGGGCATGACTGATGGCAAACTCCAGCACCTGACCCCGCCCGAGTCCACCCTGCAAGCGCCGGAGGCCGTTCAGCCCGTGCGGGCGCAGGAAGCCCCGGAAATGGTGCCGCTGACCCCCGAGGAACAGACGCGCCTGGAACAGATGGCCCGCAGCTTCGCGCAGGACGTGCTGAGCGCCGGCACCAACAGCCCCGAGTTCCGGCGCAAACTCGACGCCGTGCACGACCTGGGCCTGCCCGAGCAGCGGGCCGCCGCCCAGAGCAGCAACCGCATGCTCGACCGGCCCCTGCGGGCCACCAAGATCGGCGCCCTGGCCGAGGGCAGCGATATCCTGAAGGGCCTGACCGACCTGCGCCGCACCGTGGAAGACCTCGACCCCAACCGCACGCCCACGCCGCGCCGTTTCTTCGGCATGCTGCCCGGCGCCAAGAAAGTGCAAAACGCCATGGACAAGTACCAGAGCGCCAACGCGCACCTGAACGGCATTCTGGAGAGCCTGTACCGCGGCCAGGACGAACTGCGCCGTGACAACGCCACCATCGAAACCGAGAAAGTTCACCTGTGGGACACCATGCAGAAGCTGCGGCAGTACGCGCACGTGGGCAAATCGGTGGACGCGGCGCTGACGGCGGAACTGGCGCAACTCCAGCAGACTGACCCGGAAAAAGCCCGTGTGGTCAGTGAGGAACTGCTGTTCGCGGTGCGCCAGCGCGTCACCGACATCCTGACGCAACTGGCGGTCAGCATTCAGGGCTACCTGGCACTCGACCTGGTGCGTCGCAACAACCTGGAACTGATCAAGGGCGTCGACCGCGCCACCACCACCACCGTCAGCGCCCTGAAAACGGCCCTGATGGTCAGCCAGGCGCTGGGCACCCAGCAGGCGGTGCTGGGGCAGGTGAACGCCGTGAACGAAACCACCGGCAAGATGATCTCCAGCACCGCGCAACTGCTGAACAAGCAGTCCACGCAGATTCAGCAGCAGGCCGGCAGCGCCACCGTCGACCCGCAGGTTATTCAGGCGGCCTTCCGCGAGGTGTACGGCGCACTGGACGCCATCAGCACCTACCGCGCCCAGGCGCTGGAACGCTTCAACGACACCATTCAGGTGCTCGACCGCGAAGTCGCGCAGGCCGAAACGTACCTCGACCGCGAACGGGAAAGCACCGCGCGCGAACTCGCGCAGAATGTGAAAGTCACGCAGGAAGGCGAACTGAAGCTGTAAGGGATGGGATTCAGCAGCATTTGAAGAGAGAACGTCAGTCACTCTGTGGAAAACCGGAGCGGCTGGCGTTTCCTGCTGGGCAATGACGTACAATGCGCCTCTCATGACCAATCCGACTGCCGTCGACCAGACGTTCGCCGCCACGCTTCTGGATGGTCGGGTGCGCTTTCTGGCGCGGGGGGCCACCTGCACGGTGTTCACCAATGGGGCGCGAGTGGTGCGCCTGTCTGACCCGGACCCCGCCAAAGCGTCGCGCTTCCGGGTGGATGCCCAGGTGCGGCGAAAACTGCATGCCCTGGGTGTGCCCACGCCGCTGACCGAGGACATGGGCGTGCTGCCGGACGGGCGGGCTTACAGCATCGAGGCGCTGATCCGCGGGGACGACCTGCCGCCCACCCCCGAGGGAGTCCGGCAGCTTTCAAGGGCGATCAAGGCGCTGCACACGCTGGAATGCTGCGGATTCGGCCTGCTGGAAGACCGGGCGGACAGTCTTTGCGGTTCGGGCCGGACGCCGGCCGAGGGGGTGCTTTCTCGCCTGCACCAGCCCTGGCCTTTCGCAGAGGGGCCACTCGCGGCCCAGCCGCTGGTGTGGGCCGCGCCGGACTTGCAAGGGGCGCTGGCGGCCCTCGAAGATGAGTTGCTGAGCCTGGCCGAACTGCCCACCTGCGTGTGTCACACCGACCTGCACCTCAACCAGTGGCTGTGGCGGCGGGGCGAACTGGTCGCCCTGCTGGATTTCGGGGACGCCAGCGTCGGCCCGGTGGCGTGGGACTGGGCCAGCCTGGCGTATTTTCACGGCTGGCCGCAGGCGACGGAACTGGCCGGTGCGCCACTGGGCCGGGAAGTGGCGCTGTTCGGGCTGCTGCTGGCCTTTCACCGCGCCAGTCGCGCGGCCAGAGACAACCACCCACAACGCACCGATGAAGCGGCTGCGTTTGCCCGTTCGTGCCTGGAACGCCTGGAAGATTCGCCCTGCTGACGACCTTGCGCTTGTGCAACGCCTGCCATAGCGCCCTGCACACTCCGGCATTGCTCCAAGAATTCTCCCGAAGAAAGCGCCGACCACCAGCGTATTGAAAGCCGGATCAGTCCCAGTCCCAGGTGCGCCAGTCGCTGGGCCTGGCCTAGCTTTTGCCGCTGCCTTTTTCCCTGTCGTGGCGGCCCGGCGCGGGGAACCAGGCGTACACCTGCGAGAGCGCGGCGTCCAGGCGCTCCAGCAGGCCTTCGCGGAGCTGCTCGGATTCCTTTTCGGTCACGTTCTCAAGTTCACGTTCCAGGCGTTCTTGCACCTGCTCCAGCAGGCGCAGGTAGGGCTCGCGGGCCTTGCGGGTGGCTCCCTTGCGCAGCGGCACGGGGTCGATGATGGGCGTGAAGCTGTCTACCGCGTCCTGTAGTTGTGCCTGGCGTCTGGCCAGGCGGGCAGCCCTGGTCTGCTCGGCGCGTTCACGGGCGTCGGCGGCTTTGGCCTGCGCGGCCAGAAAGGTGTCGTCGGATTCGGCCTCGTGCACGCGTTCTTCGCGGTACAGCTTGACCGGGGGCAGGCGCCGGCGGCCCATCTTCAGGCCGTTGGGGCGGGTGGAATCGTGCTCGCCCAGAAAGCGGCGAATCAGGGCCGGCGTCCAGCCCCGGTCTTTCAGATCCTGGGTGGCCAGGAACCCCGGCGGGTTGAGGGCCGTGCCCCGGTTCACCCCCCCGCCCTGTTCACGGGTGCCACTCGCGGCGCAGCAGGTCGAAACGCACGCTGTCGAAGCGCTGACCGCCCACCAGTCGGGCTTCGCGCACGCGGGCGCACTCGCGGAAGCCCAGGCGCAGGGCGGCGCGGATCATGCGCTCGTTGCCGCTCCAGGTGGTGAAGGTCAGGGTGTGCGCGTCGGTCCAGTCCAGCGTGTCCTGCACCCACAGTTTCAGGGCGCGGCCCCCTACACCGCCCCCCCAGTACGCCGGGTTGAAAATCAGGATGCCCAGGTCCCACCAGCCGCCCCCGCCCGGCTCCTCCTCGTCGCGGTTGACCATACCGACCACTATGCCGTTCACGTCGATCACCCGCTCGTCTGCTTCGGGGGGGGTCGCTTCCAGAAAGCGGAGATAAGCCTGCATGGTCTGGGTGGTCTGCTCGGCGGGCATGTAGGGAGAGTCCCAATGGCGCCACGCGGCCTGCGGGTCGGTGAGCCAGCGGGCCATTTCGGGAAGGTCGCCCGGTTGACGGTCACGCAGCACCACGGGCAGGGTCTTCAGGTCGGGCACGGCGCGAGTATGCCAGAACGGCAGGCGGCGTGCGCGGCCCCGTTAAAGTTCGGGCAAGGGCTGGCGCAGGCGCAGGTAGCGGTGCCCAGCCAGTTGCGTCTGCCCGGCGGCGGCAAACCCGTGCCGGACATAGAGGCGCTGCGCCGGGTTGCCTTCCTCGACCAGCAGGCCCAGCGGCAAGCCCTGCTGCCTGGCTTTCTCGGAACAGGCCCGCAGCAGGGCTGTTCCGACGCCCTGCCCGCGCACATCAGGCAGGGTGGCCAGGGTGTCCAGGTACAGTTCGCCGGGCAGGCCCTCACTGACGACCTGATCCGGCAGGCCGCGGGACTTCAGGAAGTCGCGGAATGGCTGGTCGAGGTGCACCGCGAACTCGCCGGGGTACAGCACCGCCAGGCCGGCGGGCCGACCATCAAGCTCGGCAATCAGCGTCTGCGTGAAACTGAGGCGGTGGCCGCGCAGCGGAAAAAACTGGGAAATGACGTGCGCGGCCTCGTCGTCGCTGGCGCTGCCGGTGAGGGCCTGGCCGATGGCCCCGATGGTCTGCTGGATCAGGGGCGCGGCGAAACCGGCGTCGAAAACCTGGGCGGGGCGAACGGTGACGGACACCCGCGCATTATGGCCGCTGGTGAAGAACAGTTGAAGACCGTCCGAGCCCCCGGCGAGCCGGCGCGGCTTACGGTGAGGCATGCCGCTGAAACCGAAGATCGACCAACCCAAATCCGAGGCCCGCCGCGTGGGGTTCGCCCTGGTGGGCATCGGGAAACTGACCGCCGAGCAACTCATTCCGGCAGCGCGCACCAGTGAGGACGCCTACGTGGCGGCGCTGGTGACCAGTGAGGAGGACAAGGGCGAGGCGTTTGCCCGCGCCTTCGACCTGACCGACCAGGACGTCTACAGTTACGACGAATTCGAGCAGCTGGGCGAGCGGGAGGATGTGGAAGCGGTGTATATCGTGCTGCCCAACTCCCTGCACCGCGAGTACGTGGAACGCGCCGCGAAGATGGGCAAGCACGTGCTGTGCGAGAAACCGCTGGGCGTGAACGCCGAGGACGCGCAGGCGATGGTGGACGCCTGCCGCGAAGCCGGCGTGAAACTCATGACCGCCTACCGCTGCCAGTACACCCCGCACCACTGGGCCGCGCGGGACGCCGTGCAGGGCGGCAGACTCGGGGACGTGAAGGTGCTCGACAGCATTCACGTGCAGGTCGAGGAAGACCCGACCGCCTGGCGCCTGAAAAAGGAGTACGCGGGCGGCGGCCCCCTGCCGGACATCGGCCTGTACAGCCTGAACATCCTGCGCTTCGTGCTGGGCCAGGAACCCGAATGGGTATTCGCGCAGCAGCACCAGCCCAAGAACGACCCGCGGTTCAGGGAGGTCGAGGAGTCCGTCAGTTTCATGCTGGGCTTCCCGGATGGCGTGATGGCCAACGCCCTGACCAGTTACGACGCCTTCAAGACCACCAGCCTGCGCGTCATGGGCAACAAGGGGTCACTGCTGATGGACCCGGCCTTTCCTTACGAGGGCCTGAAGCTCACGGTTTCCGACGAGCGGGGCGAGACGACGCCCAGTTTCCCCCACTACGACCAGTTCGGGCTGGAATTCGACCATTTTGCGCAGTGCATTCGTCGGGACAAGACCCCCTGGACGCCCGGCGAGGAGGGCGTGCAGGATCATGTGATCATGGACGCCCTCTACCAGAGTGCGCGCTCAGGACAGGTCGTCAAATTGCCGAAACCGCAAAAGAAACGGGACGCCTTCCGGGGTGAAAAACCCAGACTGCCTGGGCAGGGGAAGTAAGCTGTTGCCGTCCAAACCGCCAGGGCCGCCAGTCATGACCACCGCCCCAAGGCTGGAGGCCCCCACCCCGGGAGCCTCGCCGACGTGACCCACCCCGCATTTGGCTTCCTGTTTTGCAGTACACTGGGTGGCTGTGACGCGCCAGGCCACCCCTTGAACTTCAGTGGGAATTTCACCGGGCCACCGCGTTGCCCGGAGGAACTTTGAGTTACTGGCGCAATCAACTGAAACCGCTGCTGGACGCCGAGACGGGCACCCTCTTCAAACAGGCCCCGGTGCGCGTGACGCTGGCCTTTCCCAACCGCTACAGCGTGGGCATGGCCTCGCTGGGCTACCAGGTCATCTACCGCATGTTTAACCAGGAGGACGGGGTGGCGTGCGAGCGGGCCTTCCTGCCGGATGACGTGGAAGCCTTCGAGAAGGCGGGACAGGCCCTGCCGACGGTCGAGTCCGGGCGGGCGGCAGGCGACTGCGAACTCTTTGCCATCAGCGTCAGTTTCGAGCTTGACCTGACCAACATCATCCGGCTGCTGGACGTGGCCGGCATGCGCCCGTTACGCGAAGAGCGCGACGACACCGACCCACTGGTGATGATCGGCGGGCCGTTCACCAGTTCCAACCCTTATCCCCTGACGCCGTTTGCGGACGTGATCATCATCGGGGACGGCGAGCAGATCGTGCCGGTGGTCAGCGAGGCGCTGCGCGAGTCGGCCACCCGCGAGGAATTTTACGATCTGGTGGACGGAATGCCGGGCATTTTCCTGCCCTCGCGCCATACCCACGAGCCGCACTGGGCCACCGCTCCCAAGGAACTGCTGCCGGCCTACAGCCAGATCGTCACGCCGCACAGCGAACTGAGCAACATGTTCCTGGTCGAAGCGCAGCGCGGCTGCCCGCGCCCCTGCACTTTCTGCCTGGCCCGCACCATGTACGGCCCCAACCGCAATAACCAGGCCCAGGAACTGCTGGACGTGATTCCCGAGTGGGTGGAGAAAGTGGGCCTGGTGGGCGCGGCGCTGTCGGACTTTCCGCACACCAAGTTCGTGGGCCGCACCCTGACCGAGCGCGGAATCAAGCT from Deinococcus fonticola encodes the following:
- a CDS encoding phosphatidylserine decarboxylase; translation: MRVPRRLALLALAGAGTAYLRKVHRYRDPVRFSDPRPGELLCPADGLVSFVRRIEWGQVVQGQASHGHTEELDWPVSELFRDEVPQEGWLVGLLVSPLDVLYTSAPAEGEVRAVRHVPGSRLPLGGRHLLQMAARQPVDLLGAPGTRANERLMLTFQTLAGDIHVAAIGSRRGLQGTAYLNQGDTVRAGHKALFLPEGGLVVVYFPLSVLPQVGVGDRVQGGQTVMARSA
- a CDS encoding peptidylprolyl isomerase gives rise to the protein MKKSLSLLPVTLLLFSCAPAAQTTKTPAQPAPVVPAPAPVPARAPAAPAGYTLMAPLSTAPVRQFDKAAQIIDPARSYRAVMNTSKGTITIDLNAKAAPVAVNNFVFLALNHFYDGTRFHRVIDGFMAQGGDPGSADPARKAEWGTGGPGYRFMAENRNGLKFDRPGVLGMARAASLDSQGSQFYLTLAAADFLDGQYTVFGQVVDGMAALNSLTKTSQTGAFGEQPISGAEADVLNSVQIYVK
- the glgP gene encoding alpha-glucan family phosphorylase is translated as MNIIGKVTVLPQLPPEIARLSELAYNLYWSWTPHAQSLYQELDSEIWERFQHNPVRTLLEVSQERLNSAAVDPTYLARYRQVMADFDAYMCQKDTWVSKNASSMQPVAYFSMEYAYHESLPIYSGGLGVLAGDHCKSASDLGLPFTAVGLLFHQGYFRQLFDKDGWQNEAYDELDLTTLPITVALNSAGEEVRLKVWIGDHDVQVRVWKLQVGRIQVLLLDTNLPENTEDDRKLTARLYGGNQELRVQQYVLLGVAGIRALRALNVPASVYHMNEGHAALMSLERMREYVAQGLDFKTALETAASSTLFTTHTPVAAGNDAFTFELMDRYIGRWPGVLNTTRDDLYALARHDQNWDGQVVPAFSMTVFALRMSRAANGVSELHGEVSRKMWNFLYEGANPEEVPIGHVTNGAHNLTFTSQPMRDLLSTVLPQGWTQRLEDEEMWKAVENLTETQLSDVQREMKRQMIAFVRGRMKEQLLRNGASAADVAHTDTLLDENALTIGFARRFATYKRATLLFRDKARLSKIVNNPERPVQFVFAGKAHPADNPGKALIQEIFRVSQEPEFRGKIVILENYDMNVARHLVQGVDIWLNNPRRPLEASGTSGMKASFNGSPNFSVLDGWWREGYDGDNGWSIGEEREYADLNVQDDADAYSLYSTLETQIVPRYYGGAAGEASWAHTVRDSIETVSPRFSMQRQVIDYVQQYYLPIAQRAARVSQDHSREARQIAEWKTWVRQQWPYTQISAQANMPTTAHPGQTVTVTANVNPAGINPEELNVEAVLMRGEHQTRVPLRHQQGNVYSGEVPLADSGLYSLGVRMIPEIDGLSHPLETGLIKWA
- a CDS encoding toxic anion resistance protein, translating into MTDGKLQHLTPPESTLQAPEAVQPVRAQEAPEMVPLTPEEQTRLEQMARSFAQDVLSAGTNSPEFRRKLDAVHDLGLPEQRAAAQSSNRMLDRPLRATKIGALAEGSDILKGLTDLRRTVEDLDPNRTPTPRRFFGMLPGAKKVQNAMDKYQSANAHLNGILESLYRGQDELRRDNATIETEKVHLWDTMQKLRQYAHVGKSVDAALTAELAQLQQTDPEKARVVSEELLFAVRQRVTDILTQLAVSIQGYLALDLVRRNNLELIKGVDRATTTTVSALKTALMVSQALGTQQAVLGQVNAVNETTGKMISSTAQLLNKQSTQIQQQAGSATVDPQVIQAAFREVYGALDAISTYRAQALERFNDTIQVLDREVAQAETYLDRERESTARELAQNVKVTQEGELKL
- a CDS encoding phosphotransferase family protein; its protein translation is MTNPTAVDQTFAATLLDGRVRFLARGATCTVFTNGARVVRLSDPDPAKASRFRVDAQVRRKLHALGVPTPLTEDMGVLPDGRAYSIEALIRGDDLPPTPEGVRQLSRAIKALHTLECCGFGLLEDRADSLCGSGRTPAEGVLSRLHQPWPFAEGPLAAQPLVWAAPDLQGALAALEDELLSLAELPTCVCHTDLHLNQWLWRRGELVALLDFGDASVGPVAWDWASLAYFHGWPQATELAGAPLGREVALFGLLLAFHRASRAARDNHPQRTDEAAAFARSCLERLEDSPC
- a CDS encoding GNAT family N-acetyltransferase produces the protein MPDLKTLPVVLRDRQPGDLPEMARWLTDPQAAWRHWDSPYMPAEQTTQTMQAYLRFLEATPPEADERVIDVNGIVVGMVNRDEEEPGGGGWWDLGILIFNPAYWGGGVGGRALKLWVQDTLDWTDAHTLTFTTWSGNERMIRAALRLGFRECARVREARLVGGQRFDSVRFDLLRREWHP
- a CDS encoding GNAT family N-acetyltransferase translates to MSVTVRPAQVFDAGFAAPLIQQTIGAIGQALTGSASDDEAAHVISQFFPLRGHRLSFTQTLIAELDGRPAGLAVLYPGEFAVHLDQPFRDFLKSRGLPDQVVSEGLPGELYLDTLATLPDVRGQGVGTALLRACSEKARQQGLPLGLLVEEGNPAQRLYVRHGFAAAGQTQLAGHRYLRLRQPLPEL
- a CDS encoding Gfo/Idh/MocA family protein, with the protein product MPLKPKIDQPKSEARRVGFALVGIGKLTAEQLIPAARTSEDAYVAALVTSEEDKGEAFARAFDLTDQDVYSYDEFEQLGEREDVEAVYIVLPNSLHREYVERAAKMGKHVLCEKPLGVNAEDAQAMVDACREAGVKLMTAYRCQYTPHHWAARDAVQGGRLGDVKVLDSIHVQVEEDPTAWRLKKEYAGGGPLPDIGLYSLNILRFVLGQEPEWVFAQQHQPKNDPRFREVEESVSFMLGFPDGVMANALTSYDAFKTTSLRVMGNKGSLLMDPAFPYEGLKLTVSDERGETTPSFPHYDQFGLEFDHFAQCIRRDKTPWTPGEEGVQDHVIMDALYQSARSGQVVKLPKPQKKRDAFRGEKPRLPGQGK
- a CDS encoding B12-binding domain-containing radical SAM protein; this encodes MSYWRNQLKPLLDAETGTLFKQAPVRVTLAFPNRYSVGMASLGYQVIYRMFNQEDGVACERAFLPDDVEAFEKAGQALPTVESGRAAGDCELFAISVSFELDLTNIIRLLDVAGMRPLREERDDTDPLVMIGGPFTSSNPYPLTPFADVIIIGDGEQIVPVVSEALRESATREEFYDLVDGMPGIFLPSRHTHEPHWATAPKELLPAYSQIVTPHSELSNMFLVEAQRGCPRPCTFCLARTMYGPNRNNQAQELLDVIPEWVEKVGLVGAALSDFPHTKFVGRTLTERGIKLGVSSIRADTVDEELAEILKAGGLRTFTVASDAPSERLRRWLKKGITTEDLLKTAHISRDLGFSGLKVYMMTGLGPETDDDITELIAFTKELAKINRIALGISPFVPKRHTPHFADPFAGVQTIEKRLKRIQKELRTTAELRNVSAKWAWVESVIARGGPEVGLAAYQIYRNESIGAWKKALEEVGWTDEFEANVPSIGLPPGQYESREVSAHAQGLAV